Proteins from a single region of Gemmatimonadetes bacterium SCN 70-22:
- a CDS encoding ATPase yields MHDVGQRMPWHAQPASAVAAGWEVDASVGLARVEATRRLARYGHNRIREATRRSVLRMIVDQVADMMIIVLVAAAVIAGAVGEPADAIAIVAIVVLNAVLGFLQEYRADRAMRALQALAAPTARVRRDGTMVTIPAAEVVPGDVIVLEAGMIVPADVRLTSAWHLRLDESALTGESHPVEKGVAPPVDAEAAIGDRRTMGHKGTVVAFGRGEGICVATGMATELGRVAALLGEADELRTPLQQRLQRFATQLGLVVLALCAAIFAIGLLRGEPPLLMFLTALSLAVAAMPEALPAVVTVSLALGARRMAGRHALVRRLPAVETLGSVTYICADKTGTLTQNRMAVRVWREAPAATTAAVPTPPRALLEAMALNSDVATSREGGHHGDPTEVALLEFAQRHGVDSAALRQRHRRLGELPFSSERGRMTTVHDDGRGGAMVLMKGAPERVAACCSRVLAGGEAAPLRLADVIAAADEMARDGLRVMAYARRDDAVRSTHALSEADERDFTCLGLVGIADPLRPEASAAVQECRAAGIHVVMITGDHRATAEAIARELGIAGGAAAASLTGAALARLDDDTLVEKAGDVRVYARVAPEQKIRIVRALQARGEFVAMTGDGVNDAPALRQAEIGIAMGRVGTDVAREAADMVLTDDNFASIVAAVREGRRIYDNIRKFIRYILTGNSAEIWLLFLAPLVMLPLPLLPIHILWVNLVTDGLPGVALALEGAERDVMRRPPRAPDESVFAHGLWQHALWVGFLMGGVALGAQAWGVRTGGHWQSMTFTVLALSQLGHALAVRSERESFLSLGLAGNPVLAITVLATVTLQLATLYVPALTRVFRTAPLDAGELALCLVLSTMVFVAVEIEKAFLRRGFRYGRRGR; encoded by the coding sequence ATGCACGACGTGGGGCAACGGATGCCGTGGCATGCCCAGCCCGCGAGCGCGGTGGCCGCTGGATGGGAGGTCGATGCGTCGGTGGGATTGGCGCGGGTCGAGGCGACGCGGCGCCTGGCGCGCTACGGCCACAACCGGATTCGCGAGGCGACGCGGCGCTCGGTGCTGCGGATGATCGTCGACCAGGTGGCCGACATGATGATCATCGTCCTCGTGGCCGCTGCCGTCATCGCCGGGGCGGTGGGCGAGCCGGCCGATGCGATCGCGATCGTTGCCATCGTCGTCCTCAACGCGGTCCTCGGCTTCCTGCAAGAATACCGGGCCGATCGCGCCATGCGGGCGCTGCAGGCGCTCGCCGCCCCCACCGCGCGCGTGCGCCGCGACGGGACGATGGTGACGATCCCGGCCGCCGAGGTGGTGCCGGGAGACGTGATCGTCCTCGAAGCCGGCATGATCGTCCCGGCCGACGTGCGCCTGACGAGCGCCTGGCACCTGCGCCTGGACGAGTCGGCGCTGACCGGCGAATCGCACCCGGTGGAGAAGGGGGTCGCACCGCCGGTGGACGCCGAGGCGGCGATCGGCGATCGGCGCACCATGGGCCACAAGGGGACGGTGGTGGCATTCGGGCGTGGGGAGGGGATTTGTGTCGCGACGGGGATGGCGACGGAGCTCGGGCGCGTCGCGGCGCTGCTCGGCGAGGCGGACGAGCTCCGCACCCCGTTGCAGCAGCGGCTGCAACGCTTCGCGACGCAGCTCGGCCTGGTGGTGCTGGCGCTGTGCGCGGCCATCTTCGCGATCGGGCTGCTGCGCGGTGAGCCGCCGCTCCTGATGTTCCTGACGGCGCTGAGCCTGGCGGTGGCGGCCATGCCGGAGGCGCTCCCGGCGGTGGTGACCGTGTCGCTGGCACTCGGCGCGCGTCGCATGGCGGGCCGGCACGCCCTGGTGCGACGGCTCCCGGCGGTGGAGACGCTGGGGTCGGTGACGTACATCTGCGCCGACAAGACGGGGACGCTGACGCAGAACCGGATGGCCGTGCGCGTGTGGCGCGAGGCGCCGGCGGCGACGACGGCGGCGGTCCCCACGCCGCCCCGCGCGCTGCTCGAGGCGATGGCGCTCAACTCCGACGTGGCCACCAGCCGCGAGGGGGGGCATCACGGCGACCCCACCGAGGTGGCCCTGCTGGAGTTCGCGCAGCGCCACGGCGTGGACTCGGCGGCACTGCGGCAGCGCCATCGGCGCCTGGGCGAGCTCCCGTTCTCGTCCGAGCGCGGACGCATGACGACGGTGCACGACGATGGGCGCGGCGGGGCGATGGTCCTGATGAAGGGGGCGCCCGAGCGGGTGGCGGCATGCTGCAGCCGGGTGCTGGCCGGGGGGGAAGCCGCACCGTTGCGTCTGGCGGACGTGATCGCGGCGGCCGACGAGATGGCCCGGGACGGATTGCGCGTCATGGCCTATGCCCGGCGCGACGATGCGGTGCGAAGCACGCACGCGCTGTCCGAGGCCGACGAGCGCGACTTCACGTGCCTGGGGCTGGTGGGGATTGCCGATCCCCTGCGCCCCGAGGCGTCGGCGGCGGTGCAGGAGTGCCGCGCTGCCGGCATCCACGTGGTGATGATCACCGGCGATCACCGCGCCACCGCCGAGGCCATCGCCCGCGAGCTGGGCATCGCCGGCGGGGCGGCAGCCGCGAGCCTCACGGGCGCGGCGCTGGCCCGGCTGGACGACGACACGCTGGTGGAGAAGGCGGGCGACGTGCGCGTCTACGCGCGCGTGGCCCCGGAGCAGAAGATCCGCATCGTGCGCGCGTTGCAGGCACGCGGCGAGTTCGTCGCGATGACCGGCGACGGCGTCAACGATGCGCCCGCCCTGCGGCAGGCGGAGATCGGGATCGCCATGGGGCGCGTCGGGACCGACGTCGCGCGAGAGGCGGCCGACATGGTCCTCACCGACGACAACTTCGCTTCCATCGTCGCCGCCGTGCGCGAGGGGCGGCGCATCTACGACAACATCCGCAAGTTCATCCGCTACATCCTGACGGGGAACTCCGCCGAGATCTGGCTCCTCTTCCTCGCGCCGCTGGTGATGCTCCCGCTCCCCCTGCTCCCCATCCACATCCTCTGGGTCAACCTCGTCACCGACGGCCTCCCGGGCGTGGCCCTCGCGCTGGAGGGCGCCGAGCGCGACGTGATGCGGCGCCCGCCGCGCGCGCCCGACGAGAGCGTCTTCGCGCACGGGCTGTGGCAGCATGCGCTCTGGGTGGGGTTCCTGATGGGGGGGGTGGCGCTGGGGGCACAGGCGTGGGGCGTGCGCACCGGCGGGCACTGGCAGAGCATGACGTTCACGGTGCTCGCGCTCTCGCAGCTGGGGCACGCGCTGGCGGTCCGGTCGGAGCGCGAGTCGTTCCTTTCCTTGGGGCTCGCGGGCAATCCGGTGCTCGCGATCACCGTGCTCGCCACGGTGACGTTGCAGCTGGCGACGCTGTACGTCCCGGCGCTGACACGGGTCTTCCGGACGGCCCCGCTGGACGCGGGCGAGCTGGCCCTCTGCCTCGTCCTCTCGACGATGGTCTTCGTGGCGGTGGAGATCGAGAAGGCGTTCCTGCGGCGTGGCTTCCGCTATGGCCGGCGTGGGCGGTAG
- a CDS encoding MFS transporter: MTTSNGLSLRLRGAIGAREGEGAVLLWSTAYYFLVLCAYYVIRPIRDDIGAASGAENLAWLFTGTLAGMLLVHPLYTAIVGRLTRRRFVTWAYRFFALNLVAFFLYFRSADPAQAVWAGRAFFIWTSVFNLFVVSVFWSLVTDLFRPGQGKRLFGFVAVGGTLGAMLGATITSSLVDVVGRVGLMLVSAAILELAVQAARVLDRHEGAMRAAAMAEGDHPPDAGRDASKDVIGGGILDGIRHVFSSPYLFGIATLILFYTISSTFLYFQQADIVAAAFGDNRDERTRVFANMDLITNALTLIAQLFLTGRVMKWLGVGVALAFLPLLTLVGFGILGIAPVLSVLVVFQVARRAGNFAIQRPAREALFTVVPRTDKYKAKNFTDTFVYRVGDQVGAWSYAGMAVFGLTASGLAFTMVPFSALWLLLTVWLGRQYAVRERGATAGVRGSAPAGD; encoded by the coding sequence ATGACGACATCGAACGGGCTGTCCTTGCGGTTGCGGGGGGCGATAGGGGCGCGCGAAGGGGAAGGGGCGGTCCTGCTCTGGTCCACCGCGTACTACTTCCTGGTGCTGTGCGCCTACTACGTCATCCGCCCCATCCGCGACGACATCGGAGCGGCGAGCGGCGCGGAGAACCTGGCCTGGCTCTTCACCGGGACGCTGGCGGGGATGCTCCTGGTGCACCCGCTGTACACCGCCATCGTGGGCCGCCTCACGCGGCGGCGGTTCGTCACGTGGGCGTATCGCTTCTTCGCCCTCAACCTCGTCGCCTTCTTCCTCTACTTCCGCAGCGCCGACCCCGCGCAGGCGGTCTGGGCGGGGCGCGCCTTCTTCATCTGGACCAGCGTCTTCAACCTCTTCGTCGTCTCGGTCTTCTGGTCGCTGGTGACCGACCTGTTCCGCCCCGGCCAGGGGAAGCGCCTGTTCGGTTTCGTCGCGGTGGGCGGGACGTTAGGCGCGATGCTCGGCGCCACCATCACCTCGTCGCTCGTCGACGTGGTGGGGCGGGTGGGGCTGATGCTGGTGTCGGCGGCCATCCTCGAGCTGGCCGTGCAGGCGGCGCGCGTCCTCGACCGGCACGAGGGGGCGATGCGCGCCGCGGCGATGGCCGAGGGCGACCACCCCCCCGATGCCGGGCGCGACGCGTCGAAGGACGTGATCGGCGGCGGGATCCTGGACGGGATCCGGCACGTCTTCTCGTCGCCGTACCTCTTCGGCATCGCGACGCTCATCCTCTTCTACACCATCTCGTCCACCTTCCTGTACTTCCAGCAGGCCGACATCGTGGCGGCGGCGTTCGGCGACAACCGCGACGAGCGGACGCGCGTCTTCGCCAACATGGACCTGATCACCAACGCGCTGACGCTCATCGCCCAGCTCTTCCTGACCGGCCGCGTGATGAAGTGGCTGGGCGTGGGGGTCGCGCTCGCCTTCCTCCCGCTCCTGACGCTCGTCGGCTTCGGGATCCTCGGGATCGCCCCCGTCCTCTCGGTCCTCGTCGTCTTCCAGGTGGCGCGGCGCGCGGGGAACTTCGCCATCCAGCGCCCGGCCCGTGAGGCGCTCTTCACCGTGGTTCCGCGCACCGACAAGTACAAGGCGAAGAACTTCACCGACACCTTCGTGTACCGCGTCGGCGACCAGGTGGGGGCGTGGTCGTACGCCGGGATGGCCGTCTTCGGCCTCACCGCCTCCGGGCTGGCCTTCACCATGGTCCCGTTCTCGGCGCTCTGGTTGCTGCTGACGGTATGGCTGGGGCGGCAGTATGCGGTGCGCGAGCGAGGGGCGACCGCGGGCGTGCGCGGCAGCGCGCCGGCGGGAGATTGA
- a CDS encoding peroxidase encodes MVDAVLADYRTAPIEDAWKVLFAFLDTVNASCNTVGQGDVDRVKAAGWSEEAIYDAVTVCALFNFYNRWIDGTGVSDMGAEAYAMSGERMKAHGYAPPGDIVLRKQLGR; translated from the coding sequence CTGGTCGACGCCGTCCTCGCCGACTATCGCACCGCCCCCATCGAGGATGCGTGGAAGGTCCTGTTCGCCTTCCTCGACACCGTCAACGCCAGCTGCAACACGGTCGGGCAGGGTGACGTGGACCGGGTGAAGGCGGCCGGGTGGAGCGAGGAGGCCATCTACGACGCCGTCACCGTCTGTGCCCTGTTCAACTTCTACAACCGGTGGATCGATGGGACGGGGGTGAGCGACATGGGGGCGGAGGCGTATGCGATGTCTGGCGAGCGGATGAAGGCGCATGGGTATGCGCCGCCGGGGGATATAGTCCTCAGGAAGCAGCTGGGGCGGTGA
- a CDS encoding 4-alpha-glucanotransferase, whose product MSLPRAAGILLHPTSLPGAGGIGDLGPEAHRFLDFLVEAGMKFWQVLPLGPTGYGDSPYQCFSAFAGNPLLIHVPGGGGHFPTHTVDFERVIPHRRALVNGALDRFVPNDRYHAFVEEEREWLEDYALFMALKAAHDGAPWTAWDPGAAHRDPAAIDSWRSRLGDDVERIRREQYFFFTQFHALRGAAALRGVQLMGDLPIYVAHDSADVWANRALFRLREDGRPLVQAGVPPDYFSATGQLWGNPIYDWEAMAAQGYAWWIRRMRAAFRMFDVVRIDHFRGFEAYWEVAGAASTAVDGRWVPGPGRALFRAIADALGPLPIVAENLGMITPAVEALREELGFPGMSILQFAFGGERGVREFLPHSYPRDRVVYTGTHDNDTTLGWWHSTGGGDSTRAAADVAREKAFALRYLASDGTEMNWVLIRAALASVADTALIPMQDVLGVGSEGRMNVPGREHGNWRFRFSWDQVTPEITNRLRELAELYDR is encoded by the coding sequence ATGTCGCTCCCGCGCGCCGCCGGCATCCTCCTGCACCCCACGTCGCTCCCCGGCGCTGGGGGCATCGGCGACCTGGGCCCGGAAGCGCACCGCTTCCTCGACTTCCTGGTGGAAGCGGGGATGAAGTTCTGGCAGGTGCTTCCGCTCGGCCCCACCGGGTACGGCGACTCGCCGTACCAGTGCTTCTCGGCCTTTGCCGGCAACCCGCTCCTGATCCATGTCCCGGGAGGCGGTGGCCACTTCCCCACCCACACCGTCGACTTCGAGCGCGTCATTCCGCACCGGCGCGCCCTCGTGAACGGCGCCCTGGACCGCTTCGTCCCCAACGACCGGTACCACGCCTTCGTGGAGGAGGAGCGGGAGTGGCTGGAGGACTACGCGCTCTTCATGGCGCTCAAGGCGGCGCACGACGGGGCGCCGTGGACCGCGTGGGATCCCGGGGCGGCGCATCGAGACCCGGCTGCAATCGACAGTTGGCGCAGCCGCCTCGGCGACGACGTGGAGCGCATTCGCCGGGAACAGTACTTCTTCTTCACGCAGTTCCACGCCCTGCGGGGGGCGGCGGCGCTTCGCGGCGTGCAGCTGATGGGCGACCTCCCCATTTACGTGGCCCACGACTCGGCCGACGTCTGGGCGAACCGCGCGCTCTTCAGGCTGCGCGAGGATGGTCGCCCCCTGGTGCAGGCCGGCGTCCCGCCCGATTACTTCAGCGCGACCGGGCAGCTGTGGGGCAACCCGATCTACGATTGGGAGGCGATGGCGGCGCAGGGGTACGCCTGGTGGATCCGCCGCATGCGTGCCGCATTCCGCATGTTCGACGTGGTGCGCATCGACCACTTCCGCGGCTTCGAGGCGTACTGGGAGGTGGCGGGCGCGGCGTCGACGGCGGTGGATGGGCGGTGGGTTCCCGGGCCGGGGCGCGCGCTCTTCCGCGCCATCGCCGATGCGCTGGGCCCCCTCCCCATCGTCGCCGAGAACCTGGGGATGATCACGCCCGCGGTGGAGGCGCTGCGCGAGGAGCTCGGCTTCCCGGGGATGAGCATCCTGCAATTCGCATTTGGGGGCGAGCGCGGCGTGCGGGAGTTCCTCCCGCACAGCTACCCGCGCGATCGGGTGGTGTACACCGGGACACACGACAACGACACGACCCTTGGGTGGTGGCATTCCACCGGAGGGGGCGACTCCACGCGCGCGGCGGCGGACGTGGCGCGCGAGAAGGCCTTCGCGCTCCGGTACCTGGCGAGCGACGGGACGGAGATGAACTGGGTCCTGATCCGTGCCGCCCTGGCATCGGTGGCCGACACGGCGCTCATCCCGATGCAGGACGTGCTTGGAGTGGGGAGCGAGGGGCGGATGAACGTCCCCGGGCGCGAGCACGGGAACTGGCGCTTCCGCTTCTCGTGGGACCAGGTGACCCCCGAGATCACCAACCGGCTGCGCGAGCTGGCCGAACTGTACGACCGGTAG
- a CDS encoding peroxidase, whose amino-acid sequence MHPMYLAEVEQGAGKGTYGDRIALMRAQGKPMPQIWHLFAYKPDRTDFLAHFTQGVMRGASPLSAGLRELIAALTSKRNDCDF is encoded by the coding sequence ATGCACCCGATGTATCTCGCGGAGGTCGAGCAGGGGGCCGGCAAGGGAACCTACGGCGACCGGATCGCCCTGATGCGCGCGCAGGGGAAGCCGATGCCGCAGATCTGGCACCTGTTCGCCTACAAGCCCGACCGCACGGATTTCCTGGCCCACTTCACGCAGGGGGTGATGCGCGGGGCGTCGCCGCTGTCGGCGGGACTGCGCGAGCTGATCGCGGCGCTGACCTCGAAGCGCAACGACTGCGACTTCTGA
- a CDS encoding oxidoreductase: MLNRRAWIRSAAGGGAALALSPGLLRALQHFGPGALIAQDSLLKKAIPSTGEMLPVIGLGSSATFASVARSEEITALKEVFKAMVERGATLFDTAPGYGVSEQVAGEIVNELGIAGRMFWATKLNAAGRGSGGKADPEAARAQVEQSFARLKRPMIDLIQVHNMSDVPTHLAVLEGYKKDGRVRYIGVTTTFEPQYPGLIEVMKREPLDFIGIDYAADNRQVEEVILPLAQERKIAVLAYAPFGRTSLFRRIGDRPLPDWAAEVDAKTWAQLLLKWVVSHPAITAVTPATSQARHMIDNIGGGVGRLPTPAQRKALADFVDALPPAPARPR, translated from the coding sequence ATGCTGAACCGTCGCGCCTGGATCCGTTCTGCCGCCGGCGGCGGCGCCGCCCTCGCCCTCTCCCCGGGCCTCCTGCGGGCCCTGCAGCACTTCGGCCCCGGCGCGCTCATCGCGCAGGACAGCCTCCTCAAGAAGGCCATCCCCTCCACCGGCGAGATGCTCCCGGTCATCGGGCTGGGGAGCTCGGCGACCTTCGCTTCCGTCGCCCGCAGCGAGGAGATCACCGCGCTCAAGGAGGTCTTCAAGGCGATGGTGGAGCGCGGCGCCACGCTCTTCGACACGGCGCCGGGATACGGCGTCTCCGAGCAGGTGGCGGGGGAGATCGTGAATGAGCTCGGGATCGCCGGCAGGATGTTCTGGGCCACCAAGCTCAACGCCGCCGGGCGCGGCTCGGGGGGCAAGGCCGACCCCGAGGCGGCGCGCGCGCAGGTGGAGCAGTCGTTCGCGCGCCTCAAGCGCCCGATGATCGACCTGATCCAGGTGCACAACATGTCCGACGTCCCCACGCACCTGGCGGTCCTCGAGGGCTACAAGAAGGACGGGCGCGTGCGCTACATCGGCGTGACCACCACCTTCGAGCCGCAGTATCCCGGACTCATCGAGGTGATGAAGCGCGAGCCGCTCGACTTCATCGGGATCGACTACGCGGCCGACAACCGGCAGGTGGAGGAGGTGATCCTCCCCCTGGCGCAGGAGCGCAAGATCGCCGTCCTGGCCTACGCCCCCTTCGGCCGCACCTCGCTCTTCCGCCGCATCGGCGACCGCCCGCTCCCCGACTGGGCCGCCGAGGTGGACGCGAAGACGTGGGCGCAGCTCCTGCTCAAGTGGGTCGTCTCGCACCCGGCCATCACCGCCGTCACGCCGGCCACCAGCCAGGCGCGACACATGATCGACAACATCGGCGGTGGCGTGGGGCGGCTCCCGACCCCGGCGCAGCGCAAGGCGCTCGCCGACTTCGTCGACGCCCTCCCCCCGGCGCCGGCGCGTCCGCGTTAG
- a CDS encoding transcriptional regulator, producing the protein MRIGIDLGGTKIETIALSDAGEVVVRRRIATPRSYDATVAAIGRLVGEVEATAAQPGTVGVGIPGAVVPGTGLVKNANSTWLIGRPLGDDLARALGRPVRLMNDANCFALSEATDGAAAGAPVAFGVILGTGVGGGIVVNGECLVGANRIAGEWGHNPLPWIAPDEYPGPACYCGKQGCIETWLSGPGFARDHQRHTGETRAPAEIVRAAVDGSAAAQASFARYVDRLARALASVINIVDPDVVVLGGGMSNVQGLAEAVSAELPRHVFSDTVATRVVRNRHGDSSGVRGAAWLWPVGGSPATRGAG; encoded by the coding sequence ATGCGCATCGGGATCGACCTCGGCGGCACCAAGATCGAAACCATCGCCCTCTCCGACGCCGGCGAGGTCGTCGTCCGGCGGCGCATCGCGACCCCGCGAAGCTACGACGCGACGGTGGCGGCCATCGGGCGGCTGGTCGGGGAGGTGGAGGCGACCGCCGCGCAGCCGGGGACGGTCGGGGTCGGGATCCCCGGGGCCGTCGTCCCCGGGACCGGGCTGGTGAAGAACGCCAACTCCACCTGGCTCATCGGCCGCCCGCTGGGGGACGACCTGGCGCGCGCGCTCGGGCGCCCGGTGCGCCTGATGAACGACGCCAACTGCTTCGCCCTCTCCGAAGCCACCGACGGTGCCGCGGCCGGGGCACCGGTCGCCTTCGGCGTGATCCTCGGGACCGGGGTAGGGGGCGGGATCGTGGTGAACGGCGAGTGCCTGGTGGGCGCCAATCGCATCGCGGGCGAATGGGGACACAACCCGCTGCCCTGGATTGCGCCTGACGAGTACCCGGGCCCCGCCTGCTACTGCGGCAAGCAAGGGTGCATCGAGACGTGGCTCTCGGGGCCGGGGTTCGCGCGCGACCACCAGCGCCACACGGGAGAGACGCGCGCACCCGCCGAGATCGTCCGTGCGGCCGTGGACGGGAGCGCCGCCGCCCAGGCATCGTTCGCGCGCTACGTCGATCGCCTGGCCCGCGCGCTCGCCTCCGTCATCAACATCGTCGATCCCGACGTCGTCGTGCTGGGCGGGGGGATGTCGAACGTGCAGGGGCTCGCCGAGGCGGTGTCCGCGGAGCTCCCGCGCCACGTCTTCTCCGACACGGTGGCGACTCGCGTGGTGCGGAACCGCCACGGCGATTCGAGCGGAGTGCGCGGTGCGGCCTGGCTCTGGCCGGTTGGGGGATCGCCGGCCACGCGGGGCGCCGGATAG
- a CDS encoding sodium:solute symporter, whose protein sequence is MHPLNWVIVIAYLLYVLVDGIRASRTTKGIEGYFLANRSLPWWAVGLSVMATQLSAVTLIGTTGQGATDGMRFVQFYFGLPLAMVILGVTLVPFLHGARVFTAYEYLERRFDAKTRSLTSFLFLISRGMSCGTIIAAPAVVFSAIFGWPLAWCVTLIGIPTVLYTMIGGVQAVTWADVKQMFIIVGSLLAIVVVLVVKLPVSPDAALRIAGAAGRMQPFDFSFDLSQTYTFWSGVLGGTFLMLSYFGTDQSQVQRYLTAKSVPEARSSLLMSAYWKIPLQALILLIGILVFVFYLFQPPPLLWNPAHQRSVREAQPAAFAQLQARYDTAVASRAQAARALAASREAQPAAAQAREGFQAAEAGVNAVRTEALAVAERVTGESSRDVNYIMPRFVLDQLPLGLAGFFIAAVMAAAMSSIAAELNSLSTATVIDFYRRWVSPDASDAHYLAISKAATGVWGIFACIVAVYAATLGSLIEVVNRFGSFFYGSILGVFILAMIRRATATGAFVGLLAGMGSVAAVSFGLPQVSFLWHNLVGAVAVVVAGMAVSAATRGPRA, encoded by the coding sequence ATGCATCCGCTCAACTGGGTCATCGTCATCGCCTATCTCCTCTACGTCCTGGTCGATGGCATCCGCGCATCGCGGACGACCAAGGGGATCGAGGGGTACTTCCTCGCCAACCGCTCCCTCCCCTGGTGGGCCGTCGGGCTCTCGGTGATGGCGACGCAGCTCTCGGCGGTGACGCTCATCGGGACCACGGGGCAGGGCGCCACCGACGGGATGCGCTTCGTGCAGTTCTACTTCGGGCTCCCGCTGGCGATGGTCATCCTCGGCGTGACGCTCGTCCCCTTCCTGCACGGCGCCCGGGTCTTCACCGCCTACGAGTACCTCGAGCGGCGCTTCGATGCCAAGACGCGCTCGCTGACGTCGTTCCTCTTCCTCATCTCGCGCGGCATGTCGTGCGGGACGATCATCGCCGCCCCGGCGGTGGTGTTCTCGGCGATCTTCGGCTGGCCGCTCGCGTGGTGCGTGACACTCATCGGGATCCCGACGGTGCTCTACACGATGATTGGCGGCGTGCAGGCGGTGACCTGGGCCGACGTCAAGCAGATGTTCATCATCGTCGGCTCGCTGCTGGCCATCGTCGTCGTCCTGGTCGTGAAGCTCCCCGTCTCGCCCGATGCGGCGCTGCGCATCGCCGGGGCCGCCGGGCGCATGCAGCCGTTCGACTTTTCCTTCGACCTTTCGCAGACCTACACCTTCTGGTCGGGGGTCCTGGGCGGGACGTTCCTGATGCTCTCGTACTTCGGGACCGACCAGAGCCAGGTGCAACGCTACCTGACGGCCAAGTCGGTCCCCGAGGCGCGGAGCTCGCTCCTGATGAGCGCCTACTGGAAGATCCCGCTGCAGGCGTTGATCCTCCTCATCGGAATCCTCGTCTTCGTCTTCTACCTCTTCCAGCCCCCCCCGCTCCTGTGGAACCCGGCGCACCAGCGGAGCGTGCGCGAGGCGCAGCCGGCGGCGTTCGCACAGCTGCAAGCGCGCTACGACACGGCGGTGGCCTCGCGGGCGCAGGCGGCGCGGGCGCTGGCGGCATCGCGCGAGGCCCAGCCGGCGGCGGCCCAGGCGCGGGAGGGCTTCCAGGCCGCCGAGGCCGGGGTGAACGCCGTCCGGACCGAGGCGCTCGCGGTCGCCGAGCGAGTCACCGGGGAGTCGTCGCGCGACGTCAACTACATCATGCCGCGCTTCGTCCTCGACCAGCTCCCGCTGGGGCTGGCCGGCTTCTTCATCGCCGCGGTGATGGCGGCGGCGATGTCGAGCATCGCCGCCGAGCTCAACTCGCTGTCCACGGCGACGGTCATCGACTTCTACCGCCGATGGGTGAGTCCGGACGCCAGCGACGCCCATTATCTCGCGATCTCGAAGGCGGCGACCGGGGTGTGGGGGATCTTCGCCTGCATCGTGGCGGTGTACGCCGCCACGTTAGGCTCGCTGATCGAGGTGGTGAACCGCTTCGGTTCGTTCTTCTACGGCTCGATCCTGGGCGTCTTCATCCTTGCCATGATCCGGCGCGCCACGGCCACGGGCGCCTTCGTGGGGCTCCTGGCCGGGATGGGGAGCGTGGCCGCCGTCTCGTTCGGGCTCCCCCAGGTCTCGTTCCTGTGGCACAACCTGGTCGGGGCCGTCGCGGTGGTGGTGGCCGGGATGGCGGTCAGCGCCGCCACCCGCGGACCGCGGGCGTGA